The genomic interval AGTATCGGGAACATCCCTAGTCCTCATCCCTAGTCCTGCAGGAGCTCCGTGGAGCGATAGAATTAAAGACGAGTGAAAAGACCGCATGCGGCCAAAGCCAAATCTGCGACAGAGCTTAAACCAATGCTGGCCATAGAGCGGGGAAGGACATAAGGCACTCACAGCTCTCTCAGCTCTCTCCATGTCAGCGCTAATAGCGAGGCTGGGTCCAGACGCGAGGCAgccgaggcggcggcggcgagggctGCCCAGAGTCCGCGATCATGCCTTGATCACAATGAGCCAAGTTGGGCGAGCGGCCAAGGCGGCCAGCAACCACACAGAGCTCCCCTGTTAACAGATTTAACAGCGCCCACCCGCTTGTCCTGCCTCTCCCCCTTTCTCTTTCTTTAGCCCTCCCACCCTCCTTCACATGAGCCCTTAGACTCTTTAAATCACTTGTTTCTTGTTGTTCCTTCATTGATTATACACAATGCTGGATGAAAGCATTGTCactttttagggggaaaatgtAGTAGAACACTATAGTACAAAAAATATCACTTGTCTGTAAActatatgaattattttttttataatgttaGCCCATGTAAAGCGCAggggtcaaagtggcgggccagGGGCCCGATCCGACCCGCCACGTCATTTTGTGGGGCCCGCAAAAGAAAATCGTGTGTCGACTTCAGGTTtgaattaactttttttccaaaacaaaacaaaaacaaaatatttagtgttttcttttccattttttttcatcccaaaaaaatttgaatatttatatattagcATAGTAAAAATCAGAACTTTGTGAAAACAACATATTTAGCATATTTAGAGGCCACACTGCACAGAATACTCTTGTTAATAGACTAAATCCTTATATATAAAGGTTATTTGCAGCTTTTGATTTCCTCTTgggttaaaataaaattaatttggcATGAAAAGACAATTTCCTTATTCTGTTTACcttcccatttttttatatcattcaAATTAAGCAGGCTTGTTAACACCTTTGATTTTTACTCCACAAGTACGATCGTTGTATCCAATTAATGGTaataaaatatacaatacaTCCAGGATTTCATGATTATAAGATTATTAATTATAAGAATGTACTCACCTCTTTGGGTTGGTTTGGTTGCCTCCAATGTTATATTTCGTGTCTTCTCTGTCAGAAAATGTCGTTTTCTCTGCAAAAACAATGGCGTTTTTAAGATAGCACGACTTACAgtattttcatattgaaaaatatttcgtcgATTCGGCTCACATGTGGCCTTTTAAATGTAACAAATGATAATAAAGCTAGGCGATGCACTTAATTTAGCATTCTGGGGAATAAAATACAATTGAGTTCAAAAAGTAATACGTAATAGAACTAGTCTTACTTATGACAAGCATAATCACTTACGAACTAATGTCGTATCTCCACGGTGTCAATTCAAAGCAACCAAAGACTCTAGAAACTGTCTTTGCAGAATGTTTTTGGTGCATTTGGGAACGCTGCACTTCTGAATCGTTAAATCAAACGCTTAACTTCACTTACATTATAATTTAACACGCGTGTGATGAAAAAAAGCTGAAGTGACCAGATAAATCCACTAGGTGGTAGCATAAAGGCTCTGCTTTTTACAGTGTCGATGAgctgtgtctttttttgtttctttcattTAAGAAGGTCGAAAtcgagctttaaaaaaagatcaggtttttaaaatgtatgatgAACTCCACAGGAATTCTTGAAGTGGTTTCAAAGAGTTGAGTTCTAAGCAAACTAGATCAACGTGGCTATGATTCAGGCTGAATATTAAATATCAAAGTTTACAAAAGTTGTAATTATACTAAAGCATGGAACCAAAAATTACTGCATCACTTCTGTTTATGACAGAGTGTACCATCAGAAAATCGGTTTATAATTGAAGTACTATCTAGTTATTTTAAAGTGCATGCTCCATGACTCTGACCTAAGATGGCCGCTATGATGAAAACGTCAGTACCCGTTAGCTTTCAGTGAGGTCCGGCATGTACTTTTTTGGGCCAATGGGATGGGCGGAAAATTAAAGAAGGCTTGACTTCCTGTTAGGGAATCACGTGACCAAATTGAAGTCGTATGACATGTTTTTGTAGTGCAGAAATGTGAACATTTGTGTGTCTTTTCGGTAAGTATCTGAAATATTTTAACTTACTTCTTATGTTTCACTCTGCGTAACTTGTCATATTTGTGTTTTATAAACGTCCTTTTCTTCTACATAGTTTTGATCGCAGCTATTTTGGGCAATAGACTATTTTGGAGCCTTCGACGACCAAGGTTTCCTCATTGCATGTTTTAATGTCTCTTGTCAACCCCCATTATAAATCTCAGTCGTCATACTTAGGTTTTTAACTACAAATATTCAAGGTACGAACTGTATCAAAACAATGCAAACATATCTGCCCGATGCAAGAGGTTAGAGGTTCTACAGCATCAAagtgtaaattatttttcaaataccCGAGGCTACTCTTCGTTATTATAGACTTGGCTTTACCTCCCCTTTAAGtaatttaattcataaaattgCCTTTGATTGCATCCTAGGGTTTTGTTTATCAATCCCAATCGAAACAGccaattcattgcaaacacGCTTGAAAAAAACCCAATACTTGTACCTAAGTTGAAAACAATAGAAAAACCAATTGTAACAAAATACATCATGTTTTTCACATACCTTACAGGTGTCTGGTACATCATTTACTGTAGCTGCTGAGCTGAAATCTCTTGAGCATGGATCCTGGACTTCAGCTACCCCGTACTGATGCCACCTCCCGGGCCATGGCAGAAAACTATCCGTGGGATCTTCGATACCAACTTATTGGTCTTGGTTTTGTCTTCTATGCCTCTGTCTTCCTCCTGGCTCACTTCCTCTCAATATTACTCTTCAAAACGTACAACTCCCTGCAAGCCAAAGAGAAGGTTTTCTGGAACCTGGCAGCCACCCGTGCAGTGTTTGGAATCCAAAGTTCAGTAGCTGGTCTCAGAGCACTTACCCAAGACTCCCAGTTGAATAAAGACATCGGAACGGGGCAAGAAGACTGGTCGTGGTTCACTATCCTCACAGCCACAGGATTCTTCATCTTTGAAAATGTCGCATTCCACACCTACAGTTTGTTGTTTAGGTCACTTGACCTTACCCTGGCAACGCATCATTTCTTCGCCCTGGCAGGATACGGAATGGCCGTGATGTCAGATTCCAGCGGCCACTTTCTGCCAATAGTAGTCCTTCTACTGGAGATGAGCAcaccatttacatgtatatcGTGGATGTTATTGAAGGTAAAAATGATAAATCATTATTTCTATTCACAGCCCAAGCATTTGTCAAAATATAACCTGTCTGAGCTAAGCCAGATTGGCCACTTTAATACATTTGTTGTTATTGAAGCAAATTATGGCATCAATGATTGTAATATAGCAAATGAAATTACTGGTATaaccactcactctctctctcttcccatCTAGGCTGGATGGTCCTGTAGTCCTTTTTGGAAAGCCAACCAATGGGTGATGATCCACATGTTTCATTGTCGCATGTTCATCACCTACTACCTTTGGTGGGTGTGTTATAACAATTGGGGAGAAATCAGCAACCACTTCCCCCTGGTCTTGCGCCTTACCTTTTTCATCGGACTAGCTCTACTCACCGTTATCATTAATCCATTTTGGACCTACAAGAAGACCATGCAACTGTTCAACCCCGTGGATTGGAACTTTGGAAACAAGCCGGCACCTGGAACAAAACCCATGGAGGATCAGCATAATGTTGTTTTAAAGCCGCATCTAAATTGAGGGTAAATAGAAATGTACCTCATTTTATAACATATGGACTTGAAATTGAACTTATTTTCCCTGCAagtgtttcttatttttttgaatgcGCACAGAAAGTGCAACTCAAAATAGTGCTTTTATTGAACAAGGTATGGTGCATTcctgttttttaatttagcttttagaAATAACACTTACTTTTATGATACAGATTTTTTGTGTGgatgacaaatgttttttttttctggtcacAAAGTCAAGATAATGCAATTTGAGAAAACTAAACTAGAATTTATGTAAAATTACCACAAAGTGTTTTAAATTTCAGGCCAGGTTACATTGTGTGTTATAGTTTGTGTGCACTTATGAAAGAACAAGGTCTTGCTTGCTGTCTAAGTTGtccaatgtatttatttttgtttcatggGTGAATTAATTGTGAAAACTATGATGCCAACCTTGTTACAGTTTTTCCAGAACTTTTTATATACTTCAGAACTTGAAGTATTATACGGGGGGCAGAAACCTTAACAGTATTCAGAAATGGCGCAAGCGTTTGTAGGGGAGGTATTCCCTTTTAAGTTCTTTTGTACGATGCAAAGCATTGCTAAATAAAAATTCTGTCGCCACTTGGACAAGATTCTGCGTTCTGTGTTTCTACTTCTCTATATATTTACAGTATGTAAGATTTAGCCAATACGAAAATtagaaacatatttattttgttttttaaaaaaatgaggaaatatatgTACAAATTTGAATTTTGGCATGAAACATGATGTACTTGATGACGTGGGCTGGCATTTTGACTTTTGTGATTCAGGATAATTTCCTAAATTATATTAACAATAAATACAACATTTGAGGATGAAAATATGAACCAGGGAAGTAATATAGTATACACATCTGAAAGATTCTTATTTTTACAAAGTAATATTTAAACAAATCCAAAATCTAATGAGTTTGGGCagtaattaaaaatgttaattatggacataaataaagaaaagaacttcttttttttaaatggttttacAATTCCAAAATCATCTCTGGACAGCTGTGCAACGGGGAGCCACCTCACAAGTCACGTGGATACATTCCAGTCCTCCCAGAGAGGAAAACGTCGCCTGTTGATTGATATTTTTACTCCGCCAATAAGCGCGTTCTCAACTAGCCTTTCGTCCAATCATATGCTCCCCCAAGATGATGAGGGTTTTCCCAGGATGGAGGCAGTTTGGATCGAAGGGACGCAACTTAAGAAGGACACTTGGAAAATCATATTGACGTCTCGTCGATAATGTCTAACGTTGATTTTAACAGGTACAGGACCACTCCATAGGCACCCGTTTGATTAAAGTCGTGGAATGGTGAGTTTAAGACGCTGTGTATAGTTTTTGACAAAGTTCTCTAGGTACAGTACGCGCaaattgaaataattgaaaatgtgCTAAGTTGGAGTGAAGTTGAGAGGAATCGCGATGTGTCGCGTCCATTTACTAGTGATCTGTAGTTGGGAATCTAATGTTGGCGTGTTGGGACTCGGCGAGAACGTGGCGCCTCAGGTTGTCAAGATGCCAATGTTGTCCAATAACATTACTTCGTGTCAACGTGTCCGAATAGTATGCAGTTGTGCCCCCCGATCTCAAAGTTATTTGTTTATCATCACGATCCAAGTAAAATAACCGTGGAAACATAATATCTGTCATTTTGTCCAGTGCGCTTCTTTCCGGCTCAAATGTTGCATCTGGGGATgtccctggaaaaaaaatcggatcGGAATTTATCGGTAATCGGGCTCAATtgcgtcattttcagaggattgaaATTGGATAAAAagggtattttaaaaaatgtattggtttacatttttaggttttgagtcatttgctgccattgacgacaagaGCTGTCTAAACCATTTTGACAGACAGACcctagtcaaattggattggatgcctCTTATTCAAGAGGGCtgcgggggtgcaggagcctatctcagcaAATTATGGACGAGTGGTGGGTAAACTTctactcccagtcaaaatgaattgaatgtccATCGCcatttggcagccaatgaattcttAATTGGATATACACAagatatatacattttaaaacctgatctttaaaaaaaaaatatatatatattaatttagaCCTGCCATCTAGATATAAGAGGGATCCTCGAAGATTTtaagaagcaaaacaaaaatttgCATTGCATGTCCTCCAATGGCGGGCGGTGTTCAAACAATATATTGTGCAAACCTAATCCAGATCAGTGCATTGTTATAATCTCAATAGTTGCTATAACTTTGTCGATATACGtcgtttttatttcatccaaaaGAATTATCATCGGTATCTGCTACACCTTCATTTGCTCAGAAAGTGTGATCTTTGACGCCAAATTTTCCAGAGCTGACTCCACCATGCCAACAATACTATATTCAAGTACTAGTCATGCATAGCATTCCTGAGCGCAGGCAGCCTAGCGCCACTCATCTGGAATGTATGTCTTTTCATATATTTCCACACTATCACTATTTCAAGTCTTAATATCATCATTTCTAAAGGATAGTATTTTAGTTACATACTAGTGTGTTGTTCACTTCCTTTAGCCATTCATGTTTACACCTACCAGACTCCAACCCcacttttaatttgtttagcAAATCACCATGGTGGCTAGTCTGACACTACAGTACAACTGTTTTTTCTAGCCCCCTCTGTAAACATTTTGAGTTAGCTCTTAGGGAATACACGTACATTTTAATCTCAGTCTTGTGCAGTTTCACATTTGAGTGCTCAGCTGTGCATAAAAAATCAGAGGAAAGCAATGGAAAAGTTTAGTGATgtatttaaatatacatatattcccTCAAATTGCCTTGAACCTGATTGGCTGCGGTGTAGTGTACCCTGCAGGGTATTATGTTTTTGTCATGCATGAACAGGTAGGTATACAGGTGTGTGATGTGtgtaattttagtacaattaaaggTTTCGGTgtgaatgctttttat from Stigmatopora argus isolate UIUO_Sarg chromosome 15, RoL_Sarg_1.0, whole genome shotgun sequence carries:
- the cln8 gene encoding protein CLN8, which produces MDPGLQLPRTDATSRAMAENYPWDLRYQLIGLGFVFYASVFLLAHFLSILLFKTYNSLQAKEKVFWNLAATRAVFGIQSSVAGLRALTQDSQLNKDIGTGQEDWSWFTILTATGFFIFENVAFHTYSLLFRSLDLTLATHHFFALAGYGMAVMSDSSGHFLPIVVLLLEMSTPFTCISWMLLKAGWSCSPFWKANQWVMIHMFHCRMFITYYLWWVCYNNWGEISNHFPLVLRLTFFIGLALLTVIINPFWTYKKTMQLFNPVDWNFGNKPAPGTKPMEDQHNVVLKPHLN